The DNA window ACGACGCACAGGCGGACCTCCACGCGCTCCTCGACGAGCACGGGCTGGAGGTCAGCGCGCTCGCGACCCACAACAACCCGATCCACCCGGTCGACGACCACGCCGCGGAAGCCGACACCGAGCTCCGCGAGGCGATCGAACTCGCCGACCAGCTCGGCGTCGACACCGTCACCACCTTCTCGGGGCTGCCGGGCGGCAGCCCGAACGACGAGGTCCCGAACTGGATCACCGCGCCGTGGCCCACCGAACACAAGGAGGCCCACGACTACCAGTGGGAGGTCGCCGAGGAGTACTGGAGCGAGATCGCCGACGTCGCCGACGACCACGGCGTGAACGTCGGCATCGAGATGCACCCGAACATGCTGGTCTACGAACCCTCGGGGATGCGGCGGCTCCACGAAGCGGCCGGCGACCGGATCGGCGCGAACTTCGACCCCTCACACCTCTACTGGCAGGGTATCGACATCGCCGAGGCGATCCGGTATCTCGGCGACGCGATCCACCACGTCCACGCGAAGGACACCAAAGTCTACGAACCCAAATCGAAGGTGAAGGGCGTGCTCGACACCACCCCGTACACCGAGGAGGCCGACCGCTCGTGGCTCTTCAGAAGCGTCGGCTACGGCCACGGCGAGTCCCACTGGAAGGACGTCGTCTCGACCCTGCGGATGGTGGGCTACGACGGCGCGCTCTCGATCGAACACGAGGACTCGCTGACGAGTTCGCGCGAGGGACTGGAGAAGGCGGTCGACATGCTCTCGCGGGCGGTCTTCGAGACCACGCCCGGCGACGCCTACTGGGCTGAGTAGAACCGTACTACCGTTTTCCTGTATCTTCCACGTGTGAGCCGTCAGTCAGCGCTGTCCGGCTGATCCGAGGTGAACGCGTCACGGGTGTTCGTGGCAGTGTGGCCGAGGAGGTCCCGCAAGCTCTCGCGCCGCTTGGCGAACAGCGCGAGGCCGAGCACGACGTAGACGGCCGTGTAGACGTAGAGGATCTGGATGCTGATCTGGGTCGCGGCCGGCTCGGCGATCGTTCGGATGACGTAGAACTCGGCGACGACCTGTGAAATGAACAGTACAAGCAGTGCGACCGCCTCGCGCACGCTGATCTCGAGGTTCGTGAGGATGGCGATGGCGAAGAGGCTCTGAGCGGCCGTGATCCAGATCTCGGCGGCCTGCTTCGAGTCGAACGGCAACGTTCCGATCGCGCCCGCGGAGATCGAGTAGACCACGGCGAGCGTCCCGATCAGGAGCGTCCACTGGTTGAGTTTCGAGGAGATCAGCGCGTTGAAGCCGGCGGTCGAGCGGGCCTTGTTCACGAGGTAGGCCACCACGACGAGTTCGGGGCTCTCGCTCGCGAGCGGAGCCACCCACTGGATCATGAAGAACTCGGGGACCCCGTACTGGAGGCCAACCTGTTCGAGTCCCTCCGCGAACGGGTGCACCGCGGTGAAGATTATCGCACCCGAGAAGGCGAACCCAACCAGGACGACCCCGATACGAGCCATCTTCGGGTAGGACTGGAAGTACGCCGGGACGCCGACGTTCTCCTCCGGCTCCTCGACGTCGCCGCGGATGATGACGAGGAGGTAGAACAGGTAGAGCCCGACGAGAAAGAGGGTGTCGACCGGGCCGATACCGCCACTCAGCGGGATGAGGAAGGCGAAGAGGGTCGCGACGAGCAAGAGGACGATCTCGAGGGCGATCTCGCGATCGAGGTTGACGACGTTGGCGAGGAAGCCGGAGCGCTCTTCCACTGCGGAGTCGTCGCCGCGGCCCGTTCGATAGATACTGAACAGCGCGATCCCCGACCAGCCGAGACCGATCAGGATCCGGTTCGCGCCGGTCATGTTCGCCACCGCGAGGTTGGCCGCCTGGGCCGACCCAGCCCCCGCTTGCCAGGCGTAGAGCGCGTCGACGGCGTACTCGGGGGCGACCGCGAGCACCGCGAGCACCGCGATGGCGAACGCCTGTGGGACGTCCTTCTCGGCGGTCTCGGCCGCCCACGCCAGCAGGAACGCCGCCCCGAGGATCCCGAGTCCGCCGACGGTCACCGCGAGGACCGGCAGGATGTTCTCGCCGGGGTGAACGGTTCCGTAGCCACCGTAGGAGAAGAACGTCACGATCCAGGGAACCGTGAGCAACAGCGCACCGGCGACGGCGACGAGAGGGTGACGAAACCGTTCGAGCATTGGCTCGGGAGTCGTGATCCAGGTATTTGTGTGCTGTTATCGGGGCGAACCGGGACCGGTCAGGTCCGGTCCCCGCCGGTGAGCGTGTGGGCGGTGGTTCGGAGCCCGGCCTCGACGGTGTCGGCCGCCGCCATCAGCGTCGTCCCGAGCACGCTCATGACGAGGACGTAGCCGACGGCGAACGCCGGGATCGTCTCGCTCAGCACGGGGCTGCCCGACTGCGAGGCGACGAGCGCCGCGATGATCAGCGAGAACTCGCCGCGGGTCACCAGCCCGCAGCCGACCCGGACCGAGCGGCGCGTGT is part of the Halococcus hamelinensis 100A6 genome and encodes:
- a CDS encoding sugar phosphate isomerase/epimerase family protein, whose amino-acid sequence is MQIGVLTVPFGGQSLDETCSYLADLGVERVELGCGGSPGDDHLPREEYLDDDDAQADLHALLDEHGLEVSALATHNNPIHPVDDHAAEADTELREAIELADQLGVDTVTTFSGLPGGSPNDEVPNWITAPWPTEHKEAHDYQWEVAEEYWSEIADVADDHGVNVGIEMHPNMLVYEPSGMRRLHEAAGDRIGANFDPSHLYWQGIDIAEAIRYLGDAIHHVHAKDTKVYEPKSKVKGVLDTTPYTEEADRSWLFRSVGYGHGESHWKDVVSTLRMVGYDGALSIEHEDSLTSSREGLEKAVDMLSRAVFETTPGDAYWAE
- a CDS encoding sodium/calcium exchanger membrane region: MLERFRHPLVAVAGALLLTVPWIVTFFSYGGYGTVHPGENILPVLAVTVGGLGILGAAFLLAWAAETAEKDVPQAFAIAVLAVLAVAPEYAVDALYAWQAGAGSAQAANLAVANMTGANRILIGLGWSGIALFSIYRTGRGDDSAVEERSGFLANVVNLDREIALEIVLLLVATLFAFLIPLSGGIGPVDTLFLVGLYLFYLLVIIRGDVEEPEENVGVPAYFQSYPKMARIGVVLVGFAFSGAIIFTAVHPFAEGLEQVGLQYGVPEFFMIQWVAPLASESPELVVVAYLVNKARSTAGFNALISSKLNQWTLLIGTLAVVYSISAGAIGTLPFDSKQAAEIWITAAQSLFAIAILTNLEISVREAVALLVLFISQVVAEFYVIRTIAEPAATQISIQILYVYTAVYVVLGLALFAKRRESLRDLLGHTATNTRDAFTSDQPDSAD